One genomic region from Prionailurus bengalensis isolate Pbe53 chromosome C1, Fcat_Pben_1.1_paternal_pri, whole genome shotgun sequence encodes:
- the ZNF684 gene encoding zinc finger protein 684 produces MINFQGSLTFQDVAVDFTPEEWQLLDCDQRTLYWDVMLENFRNLTAVGGPVTKTKVIFKEEQGQESWMVEGENPCWRYPEADWLLVDESEKNQESKDNFLNSVLFTFNKILTMERLHGYNMSTSLNLTRKKPYECKSYGKSVQSTLDLLNYNTYYTGENSYECTQCGKTFKKKFHFIRHEKNHTRKKPFECNDCGKAYSRKSHLTSHQKIHNGEGAFVCSDCGKAFMYRAQLVVHQRLHTGEKPYECHQCGKSFTWNSSFTQHVKSHTLENSFECKECGKTFRYSSSLYKHSRFHTGEKPYRCIVCGKAFGNTSVLVTHQRIHTGEKPYGCIECGKAFIKKSHLLRHQITHTGEKPYQCNKCGKAFSQKSNLIVHQKTHT; encoded by the exons GGATCGCTGACATTCCAGGATGTGGCTGTGGACTTCACCCCAGAAGAGTGGCAGCTGCTGGACTGTGATCAGAGAACCTTGTATTGggatgtgatgctggagaacttTAGAAACCTCACCGCAGTGG GGGGTCCAGTTACCAAAACAAAAGTGATCTTCAAGGAGGAGCAAGGACAGGAGTCATGGATGGTGGAGGGGGAGAACCCATGTTGGCGCTATCCAG AAGCTGATTGGCTACTTGTTGATGAATCAGAGAAGAACCAAGAAAGCAAAGACAATtttttgaattcagttttgtTCACCTTCAATAAAATTCTGACTATGGAGAGACTCCATGGTTATAACATGAGCACAAGCCTTaatcttacaagaaaaaaaccatATGAATGTAAATCATATGGGAAGAGTGTGCAGTCTACTTTAGATTTACTTAATTATAATACATACTATACTGGAGAAAACTCTTATGAATGCACTCAATGTGGGAAAACCTTCAAAAAGAAGTTTCATTTCAttagacatgaaaaaaatcatacaagaAAAAAGCCCTTTGAATGCAACGACTGTGGGAAAGCCTATAGCAGGAAGTCTCACCTTACATCTCATCAGAAAATCCATAATGGAGAGGGAGCCTTTGTGTGCAGTGATTGTGGGAAAGCATTTATGTACAGAGCACAACTGGTGGTCCACCAGAGActtcacactggagagaagccttATGAATGCCATCAGTGTGGGAAGTCATTCACTTGGAACTCTTCCTTTACCCAACATGTGAAATCTCATACACTCGAAAACTCGtttgaatgtaaagaatgtgggaaaacCTTCAGGTATAGCTCATCCCTTTATAAACATTCTAGAtttcatacaggagagaaaccctaccGATGTATCGTATGTGGCAAAGCCTTTGGTAACACATCTGTGCTTGTTACGCATCAAAGaattcatacaggagagaaaccatatGGGTGTATTGAATGTGGCAAAGCCTTCATCAAGAAGTCACATCTCCTTAGACATCAGATAACTCATACAGGAGAAAAGCCCTATCAATGTAACAAATGTGGGAAAGCTTTTTCCCAGAAGTCAAATCTTATTGTACATCAGAAAACTCATACATAA
- the LOC122479384 gene encoding zinc finger protein 684-like translates to MKLKCHQTRNFHQMKGKPLRLCRHKFHEPCGKCSLRWLCREDPAKSRRVVIPAHAQEGPPEVAYVPRRETGIIFHPTYLVRVDLDSWHYNGTHYRLKTNVPLQGSVTFQDVAVDFTPEEWQLLDCDQRTLYWDVMLENFRNLTAVGKKAYKRKKPFEFNDCGKAFNSKGHLIAHQRIHSGERSFVCSDCGKAFVREAQLVVPQRLHTREKPYECHPCGKLFTHNSSFTQHVKSHALENSFECKECGKTFEYSSSLYKRSRFHIGEKSYRCRECGKASVLVMHQRIHTGERPHGCTNCGKALIKKSHLLKHYLTPTAEQQNKCSACGRCFNRKTHLTVHQRTHEHMEAL, encoded by the exons ATGAAGCTCAAGTGCCACCAAACTAGAAATTTCCACCAGATGAAGGGGAAACCCCTAAGGCTTTGCCGACATAAATTCCACGAGCCTTGTGGGAAATGTAGTCTCAGGTGGCTTTGCCGGGAAGACCCTGCGAAATCTCGGCGCGTTGTTATTCCCGCGCACGCGCAGGAGGGCCCTCCGGAAGTGGCCTATGTTCCTCGGC GAGAGACAGGAATCATCTTTCATCCCACCTATCTGGTGAGAGTAGACCTTGACTCATGGCATTACAA CGGTACTCACTACAGGTTAAAGACGAATGTGCCATTACAGGGATCGGTGACATTCCAGGATGTGGCTGTGGACTTCACCCCAGAAGAGTGGCAGCTGCTGGACTGTGATCAGAGAACCTTGTATTGggatgtgatgctggagaacttTAGAAACCTCACCGCCGTGG GAAAAAAAgcatacaagagaaaaaaaccctTTGAATTCAATgactgtgggaaagcctttaaCAGTAAGGGACACCTTATAGCCCATCAAAGAATTCATAGTGGAGAGAGATCCTTTGTGTGCAGTGATTGTGGGAAAGCATTTGTGCGCGAAGCACAACTGGTGGTCCCCCAGAGACTTCACACTAGAGAGAAGCCTTATGAATGCCATCCGTGCGGGAAGTTGTTCACTCACAACTCCTCCTTTACCCAACATGTGAAATCTCATGCACTCGAGAACTCGTTTGAATGTAAGGAATGCGGGAAAACCTTTGAGTACAGTTCATCCCTTTATAAACGTTCTAGATTTCATATAGGAGAGAAATCCTATAGATGTAGAGAATGTGGCAAAGCCTCAGTGCTTGTCATGCATCAGAGGATTCATACAGGCGAGAGACCCCACGGGTGTACGAACTGTGGAAAAGCCCTCATCAAGAAGTCACATCTCCTTAAACATTACTTAACTCCTACAGCAgagcaacaaaacaaatgtaGTGCATGTGGGAGATGTTTTAACCGGAAGACACATCTCACTGTCCATCAAAGAACTCATGAACACATGGAAGCCTTGTGA